The following proteins are encoded in a genomic region of Devosia lucknowensis:
- a CDS encoding ABC transporter permease → MLAYAFRRVLSAIPIALIAVTICFFILRLAPGGPFDGERALPPTVLANLRAHYNLDQPLVMQYFIYVGRLLQGDLGPSMVIDGFNVSDLIRIGFPFTLTMAMFAFVIATAIGILAGMIAAVNQNKWPDYVLVLAVMLGVVVPNFLMAALLQLWFGVYLRWLPAGGWVNGSLWHLVLPVTVLAWPHAARISRLMRGSMIEVLGSNYVRTARSKGLGERIVLARHAIKAALLPVVSYLGPGLSYLLTGSLAVEQIFGLPGIGKYFVQAALNRDYGIVLGTTILYMFIILALNLIVDLIYAWLDPKVRYR, encoded by the coding sequence ATGCTGGCTTATGCCTTTCGGCGCGTGCTTTCGGCCATTCCGATTGCATTGATCGCCGTGACGATCTGTTTTTTCATCCTGCGCCTGGCGCCGGGTGGTCCCTTTGATGGCGAACGCGCCCTGCCGCCCACCGTGCTGGCCAACCTGCGCGCCCATTACAATCTCGACCAGCCCCTGGTCATGCAGTACTTCATTTACGTCGGACGACTGTTGCAGGGCGATCTCGGCCCCTCGATGGTGATCGACGGCTTCAACGTGTCCGACCTCATCCGGATCGGCTTCCCGTTCACCCTCACCATGGCGATGTTTGCCTTCGTCATCGCCACCGCCATCGGCATCCTGGCCGGCATGATTGCCGCCGTGAACCAGAACAAGTGGCCTGACTACGTGCTGGTGCTGGCCGTTATGCTGGGCGTCGTGGTGCCCAACTTCCTGATGGCAGCGCTGCTGCAACTCTGGTTCGGCGTTTACCTGCGCTGGCTGCCGGCAGGTGGATGGGTCAACGGCTCGCTCTGGCACCTCGTGCTTCCCGTCACCGTGCTGGCCTGGCCGCATGCAGCGCGCATCAGCCGCCTCATGCGCGGCTCGATGATCGAGGTGCTGGGCAGCAACTATGTCCGCACCGCCCGGTCCAAGGGGCTCGGAGAGCGGATCGTGCTCGCGCGACACGCCATCAAGGCCGCGCTGTTGCCGGTCGTTTCCTATCTCGGACCTGGCCTTTCGTACCTGCTGACCGGATCGCTCGCGGTCGAGCAGATCTTCGGGCTCCCGGGCATCGGCAAGTATTTCGTGCAGGCCGCCCTCAACCGCGACTATGGCATCGTGCTCGGCACGACCATCCTCTACATGTTCATCATTCTCGCTCTCAATCTGATCGTTGACCTCATCTATGCCTGGCTCGATCCCAAGGTGAGGTACCGCTGA
- a CDS encoding peptide ABC transporter substrate-binding protein: MKFTTAFKAVAAAGAMALMMSTAASAVTLQLHNGGDPGTLDPHKASGDWENRVIGDYIEGLLTENAKAEAIPGQAESWEISEDGTVYTFKLRDGIQWSDGEPVTAEDFVFAFQRLFNPATAADYAYLQFPIKNSEAINSGEITDLNELGVKAIDDKTLEITLEAPTPFFLDALTHYTAYPVPKHLVDEVGDEWTKVENIIGNGPYLIKEWLPGSYVRSEKNPDYYDAANVQIDEVYYHVLEDQAAALNRYRAGEFDILTDFPADQYQWLQDNLPGEAHVVPFLGVYYYVMNQEEGQPLADVRIREALSTTIVRDVIGPDILGTGELPAYGWVPPGTNNYVAEADAYMPEWAATPYEERVEHAKELMTEAGYGPDKPLTLQLRYNTNDNHQRIAVAIAAMWEPLGVKVELFNAETAVHYDALRAGDFQVGRAGWLLDYSDPSNTLDLLKTGTNQAGTMNWGNNYGRYSNEEFDSLLTQASTELDLDARAQLLAQAEKIAMDEFAAIPIYWYVSKDVVSPKISGFEENAKNIFRTRWLSKSE; this comes from the coding sequence ATGAAGTTCACCACAGCCTTCAAGGCGGTTGCGGCCGCCGGCGCCATGGCGCTGATGATGAGCACAGCGGCCTCCGCGGTCACGCTGCAGCTGCACAATGGTGGCGATCCGGGTACCCTCGATCCGCACAAGGCTTCGGGCGACTGGGAAAACCGCGTCATCGGTGACTACATCGAGGGTCTGCTGACCGAGAACGCCAAGGCCGAGGCCATTCCGGGCCAGGCCGAGAGCTGGGAAATCTCGGAAGACGGCACCGTCTATACCTTCAAGCTGCGCGACGGCATCCAGTGGTCGGATGGCGAACCCGTGACCGCAGAAGACTTCGTCTTCGCGTTCCAGCGCCTGTTCAACCCGGCCACCGCCGCCGACTACGCCTATCTCCAGTTCCCGATCAAGAACTCGGAAGCCATCAACTCGGGCGAGATCACCGATCTCAACGAGCTCGGCGTCAAGGCCATCGACGACAAGACGCTCGAAATCACCCTCGAAGCGCCGACCCCGTTCTTCCTCGACGCGCTGACCCACTACACCGCCTATCCGGTGCCGAAGCACCTGGTGGACGAAGTGGGCGACGAGTGGACCAAGGTCGAGAACATCATCGGCAACGGCCCCTACCTGATCAAGGAATGGCTGCCGGGCTCGTATGTCCGTTCGGAAAAGAACCCGGACTACTACGATGCTGCCAACGTGCAGATCGATGAAGTCTACTACCACGTTCTCGAAGATCAGGCCGCTGCGCTCAACCGCTACCGCGCCGGTGAATTCGACATCCTGACCGACTTCCCCGCCGACCAGTACCAGTGGCTGCAGGACAACCTGCCGGGCGAAGCCCATGTGGTTCCGTTCCTGGGCGTCTACTACTACGTGATGAACCAGGAAGAAGGCCAGCCGCTGGCCGACGTCCGCATCCGTGAAGCCCTCTCGACCACGATCGTTCGCGACGTGATCGGCCCCGATATCCTGGGCACCGGCGAACTGCCGGCCTATGGCTGGGTCCCGCCGGGCACCAACAACTATGTCGCCGAGGCCGATGCCTACATGCCGGAATGGGCTGCAACGCCCTATGAAGAGCGTGTCGAGCATGCCAAGGAACTGATGACCGAAGCCGGTTACGGCCCGGACAAGCCGCTGACCCTGCAGCTGCGCTACAACACCAACGACAACCACCAGCGCATCGCCGTGGCGATCGCCGCCATGTGGGAGCCGCTCGGTGTGAAGGTCGAGCTGTTCAATGCCGAAACCGCCGTGCACTACGACGCACTGCGCGCCGGTGACTTCCAGGTCGGCCGCGCCGGCTGGCTGCTCGACTACTCGGATCCGTCCAACACCCTCGACCTGCTCAAGACCGGTACCAACCAGGCCGGTACGATGAACTGGGGCAACAACTACGGCCGTTATTCCAACGAGGAATTCGACAGCCTGCTGACCCAGGCCTCGACCGAGCTCGATCTCGACGCCCGTGCCCAGCTGCTGGCCCAGGCCGAGAAGATCGCGATGGACGAATTCGCCGCGATCCCGATCTACTGGTACGTGTCCAAGGACGTCGTATCGCCCAAGATTTCGGGCTTCGAGGAAAACGCGAAGAATATCTTCCGCACCCGCTGGCTCTCGAAGTCGGAATAA